The region TTCGAAGCATTCGGAAACGCTCGGCGCGGTCACGCAGCCGAGCACCACGTCCGGCTTGCCGCCTGATTTGGTCATGTCTTGCGCGCTCAGATACATAAGCGACTCGGATAGTTGCAATTTCGAAGGTGGAACGGGCTTCTTGGAGCGGTAGACGTTGCCGGCTCCGAGCAGGTGATCCTGAAGGTTCTGCCCGAGCGCCTCGCGGCGAAGCAACAGGGGCACGCCGATGCGTGCGAGGTCTTCTTCCGGGCCGATGCCGGAGCGCATCAGAAGCAGAGGATTGGCGATTGTGCCGCCGCTCAGGATATACTGGTTCGCGATCAGCGTTTTTACTTTGCCATCTTGCTCGACCTCCACACCCGTCACGCGGTTCTTTTTCAAGAGAAGCTTCAAGGCAGGCGTTCCGGGCAGAACTGTCAGGTTCGAGCGACTCATAATCGGAAACAGATAGGCATCTGCGACATTCACCCGTTTTCCGTCGCGAATGGTCAAGGAGTTCGGCGCAGTGCCGATCAGGTTAGGGCCGTTGTGGTCGCTCAGTTTGGGAACGCCCATGGATTGCCCGGCCTGCATAAAGGCAGAGACCACAGGATTGACATCGGCATCCGGAAGATAGACGGGCAGGGGACCTTCCGTGCCGTGATAGTCGGATCGTCCTTGCGAGAAGGTTTCGCTCTTGATGAAGCCCGGCAGGAGGCCTTCATAGGACCATCGGGACGAGCCGGCTGCGTCCTCCCACGGTTTGAAGTCGTCCGGATGCCCGCGGACATGGGCCATGGCATGCAGGCAGCTCGATCCACCAAGAACCTTGCCGCGAGGCCAGGCGTGACGCCGACCTGCGGTTCGCGGTTGCGGTACCGTCTCGTAGCACCAGTCGAAATCCCGCGCCTGGATGAATGGCCACATCTGAGGCACGGCGATGTCGGGGTCTGTCGGTCTACCCCCAGCTTCCACAAGGGCGACAGTCGTTTGACCGTCCGCGGAAAGGCGATTTGCCAGAACGCATCCGGCTGAACCTCCACCAACAATGAGGACATCGTATCTTTCCACGGAGCAGGACCCTCTGCGGTCGGGAATGGGAACCTAAGCGGCGTCGACGGAGCCGACGCCAAGGCGACTCAT is a window of Labrenzia sp. CE80 DNA encoding:
- a CDS encoding GMC family oxidoreductase N-terminal domain-containing protein, translated to MERYDVLIVGGGSAGCVLANRLSADGQTTVALVEAGGRPTDPDIAVPQMWPFIQARDFDWCYETVPQPRTAGRRHAWPRGKVLGGSSCLHAMAHVRGHPDDFKPWEDAAGSSRWSYEGLLPGFIKSETFSQGRSDYHGTEGPLPVYLPDADVNPVVSAFMQAGQSMGVPKLSDHNGPNLIGTAPNSLTIRDGKRVNVADAYLFPIMSRSNLTVLPGTPALKLLLKKNRVTGVEVEQDGKVKTLIANQYILSGGTIANPLLLMRSGIGPEEDLARIGVPLLLRREALGQNLQDHLLGAGNVYRSKKPVPPSKLQLSESLMYLSAQDMTKSGGKPDVVLGCVTAPSVSECFEAPAPGDAYTFLFGVTHPTSRGFLTPSGPGLRDKPLLDPAYLQTETDRTYFRRALEYAREVGHSEVMSDWRLEEVLPRKDVRTAEEFDAFIASAAITHHHPIGTCRMGADDEAIVDDNLKVNGLENLHIVDASVFPALTSGPVHAAILAVAETFAATFQRRPDRLDVA